A DNA window from Paralichthys olivaceus isolate ysfri-2021 chromosome 11, ASM2471397v2, whole genome shotgun sequence contains the following coding sequences:
- the cep295 gene encoding centrosomal protein of 295 kDa isoform X1: MKRKLVKLRPSPNEEARIVREEHERRRKLRIQQVREQQRHIAQQIRQAVEQRRQRELELLGEELRLDWERQQQEKLHTLQRLYQESLQLLGQGHRSAKENEPDLAAIAQREEENHVKAEQRYREALKELKSQRHKEHERQSQLISARKKALQTEKERSAKVVRLPPPPPNPIQNINYNKPHVVKKSDVSAFAATHYNMPESTVDREEDTQQMNAHEEAELEVRRQQELQREETRRREEQLEKARLRGRQALRREQLVQDRERLLVELEHMQQTDLLRRRQQVSQMPPQIFQPLYKRQETRDDFQREIEFAFEDMYTGERRVKGDLVVQLAPEPLPALSTGSQDQELDVTLDDISTPGTDNTAHEAEREAVSDEQETSAGVEASRPGPRRALKKLLDRIRGQRNQWTEHSSGVSPADSPTVMTDQIPERDTTIETGSLTSEEKKQPPPMELPQPVLSPPDKTSTIVSSLEKTEPSTDDLANRIQEFGDERKKREEELEREKQQQVVLLQELEKQKVELERMLLEAQQERERLKVAATQEVDFNQPDVTDQDQEVSSVTTGPATELEPPAGEDDHNRRIREYQQRLLEQNRIHQRSVEVARQRLEEYQRALRIRYSMTSPSLLSAVVPPGHPPLHSTQPLHLPAPRPTTPAVPSFIHDKPQTSKEVPTRESDIPASPPRLPGPSLSAGSKLLPDEVESSSNRSRYQRPGVSSWLTDNIMERVTEHLPQRVRPSSLSTEPPPHKLFTTHPSTNVPLQRSSDPIQATSPSISDDATLVPGHAEVQPGIVLKGSLQTGPLSARRDDKERQRRELQEFQRRVHEQREVVELHQRQQEEERRRRELQEMQRRLQEQREAVELQEMQRRLQEQREAVELQQEERQRRELQEVQRHVQEQREVVELHQRQQEEERRRRELQEVQRHVQEQREVVELHQRQQEEERRRRELQEVQRHVQEQREVVELHQRQQEEERRRRELQEVQRRLQEQREAVKLQQEEERQRREDEMEFKALIHSDAQPVSDAPSEESVSENTGQTRLRLLAFLLRAIEESNGGTLSHLQDPQNKEASPHSPPCGSDPIAQTSVPAPASVLLPQLLPPPVRAAKPPVTRIRLGIMEATEQHELSAIQEVETPFNTSHVTGPEKNLKVPSHTVNWDLQDESDWSVVSDRTLETPSVSSSGKRTDDRQSSFGTNSKTSSHHIWRERLLTGAVTSPESSESDSALRIISPPSSDSGRGADFSGAAATSYRSFRESPLRPPDPDCLSSTTISTGSYITTDAEQNVNTDKSPPDTLCEEQGADVLDVSSPSSQLSFIKDTSAAHRHGAAVQSLFNDSSIQRIIDRYTRELDFSLSTAGRTTDSEASYVDKPRSVVEASESRVEGEDSAGRQTLPTGTRTQSDLDRDFTVNPILDRFSGDASSQAEDSFRPLVGELAEQSSCLAADQRDSAMEQLVGQPSAHSSMIGQLPVSVGQGGWDSTLSRMIGRLSYRSSSNCQSGWQDASQLMGQMVPEQSTTWLEEVQEESQMRPLAGEPDNDQHSGVSGERTLMDPSVSAEASLPSHPVLPPEALSHCATVPAASRHPEDQTPQNRTSPMDLDPERTDGSDSFHPLLAEVTHNETADPSMTFHLLAHKGPSSSEGQLSSEERSVSSPPEESETQSDSSVESELSPERFRSENPASHELSQTQDSALVLEDTASADVELTALSLSNLIMCDKAPAAGTSHPAGGAAGESCTSGRLRDSVQISDVREETTSEPGSNLRTDIPLFQKIMEAACEKGILEQSEITLVSLTDSTQDEETTITEEEGDCEDKTPDEEGQRSKETEGAESTLLPEDEAQTHPVTVLDVHWGPSRRLQHAEQKRRALLQRSTRRVEDIKAKVALNKNPAESEAREEESDVQRKADKSKDGEGETSGSIQQRTSQPPPPVSDSVPKEVKSYGPEQRRRDVSEMYQRTQRLYHQLEEVKQQKTIRSRQEASAQNRLKAKEFHKKTLEKLRAKQTKQ; encoded by the exons atgaagagaaaactgGTGAAACTAAGACCGAGCCCCAACGAGGAGGCTCGGATCGTACGAGAGGAgcacgagaggaggaggaagctgcgAATACAGCAG GTGCGGGAGCAGCAGCGACACATCGCTCAGCAGATCCGACAGGCGGTGGAGCAGAGGCGGCAGCgtgagctggagctgctgggcGAGGAGCTGCGGCTGGACTGGGAGcgacagcagcaggagaagctcCACACGCTGCAGAGGCTGTACCAGGAGAGTCTCCAGCTCCTCGGCCAGGGACACAGGAGCGCAAAGGAAAAT GAGCCCGACTTGGCAGCCATTgctcagagggaggaggaaaatcaCGTCAAAGCAGAGCAGCGTTATCGAGAAGCCCTGAAGGAGCTGAAATCACAGAGACATAAAGAACATGAGAGACAAAGCCA ACTCATCAGTGCCAGGAAGAAGGCACTGCAGACAGAAAAGGAGCGATCAGCAAAAGTGGTCCGCCTCCCGCCGCCTCCCCCCAACCCCATTCAG AACATCAATTATAACAAGCCACACGTAGTGAAGAAATCTGATGTGAGCGCCTTCGCTGCCACACATTACAACATGCCAGAGAGCACagtggacagagaggaagacacaCAGCAG ATGAATGCTCATGAGGAAGCTGAGCTGGAGGTGAGGAGacagcaggagctgcagagggaggaaacgaggaggagagaggagcagcttGAGAAGGCTCGTCTCAGAGGGAGGCAGGCCCTGAGGAGGGAACAGCTCGTACAG GATCGCGAGCGCTTGCTTGTTGAACTGGAGCACATGCAGCAGACAGAcctgctgaggaggagacagCAGGTGTCACAGATGCCTCCTCAGATCTTCCAGCCTCTCTACAAGAGACAGGAGACGAGGGACGACTTCCAGAGGGAGATTGAGTTTGCTTTTGAAGACATGTACACAGGAGAGAGGA GGGTCAAAGGTGACCTGGTGGTCCAGCTGGCACCGGAGCCCCTACCAGCTCTGTCCACAGGCAGCCAGGACCAAGAGCTGGACGTCACTCTGGATGACATCTCCACACCAGGAACAGACAACACTGCACATGAAGCGGAGCGAGAGGCTGTGAGCGATGAGCAGGAAACATCCgctggag TGGAAGCCTCCAGACCTGGTCCTCGGCGGGCGTTGAAGAAGCTCCTGGATCGtatcagaggtcagaggaacCAGTGGACGGAACACAGCAGTGGAGTCTCTCCAGCTGATTCACCAACTGTCATGACTGATCAGATCCCAGAGCGCGACACGACCATCGAGACCGGCTCTCTGACCAGCGAGGAGAAGAAGCAACCACCTCCCATGGAGCTCCCACAGCCGGTTCTCTCACCTCCAGATAAAACATCCACGATCGTCAGCT CACTGGAGAAGACGGAGCCGTCAACTGATGATCTCGCAAACAGAATCCAAGAATTTGGAGACGAACGAAAGAAAAGG gaagaggagctggagcgggagaagcagcagcaggtggtTTTGCTGCAGGAGCTTGAAAAGCAGAAGGTCGAACTGGAGCGGATGCTGCTGGAGGCTCAGCAGGAGAGGGAACGACTGAAAGTTGCTGCGACGCAGGAAGTGGATTTTAACCAACCAGACGTAACTGACCAGGATCAGGAAGTCTCCTCAGTCACCACTGGTCCAGCAACTGAG CTGGAGCCCCCTGCAGGTGAAGATGACCACAACAGGAGGATTAGAGAATATCAACAACGGCTGCTGGAACAAAACAG AATTCACCAGAGGTCCGTGGAAGTGGCTCGCCAGCGTCTGGAGGAATACCAGCGAGCTCTGCGAATTCGTTACAGCATGACCTCCCCATCGTTGCTGTCCGCTGTCGTACCTCCAGGTCACCCACCTCTGCACAGCACTCAGCCGCTGCATCTTCCAGCCCCTCGGCCGACAACTCCTGCAGTCCCATCATTCATCCATGATAAACCACAAACCTCAAAAGAAGTTCCCACTAGAGAGTCTGACATTCCTGCTTCACCTCCTCGTCTTCCTGGCCCCAGTTTGAGCGCTGGTTCCAAGCTGCTGCCTGATGAAGTGGAATCTAGCTCGAATCGTTCAAGGTACCAGAGACCAGGCGTGAGCTCCTGGCTCACCGACAACATAATGGAGAGAGTAACAGAGCACCTTCCACAGAGAGTGAGACCCTCCTCGCTCTCCACAGAGCCTCCGCCTCACAAACTGTTCACAACACATCCCTCAACCAACGTCCCACTCCAGCGATCCTCTGATCCCATCCAGGCCACCAGCCCGAGCATCTCAGATGATGCCACTCTGGTTCCAGGTCATGCAGAGGTTCAGCCTGGCATCGTGTTGAAGGGTTCCCTGCAGACGGGTCCTCTGAGCGCCAGGAGGGACGACAAGGAGAGGCAGAGGCGAGAGTTGCAGGAGTTCCAGAGGCGTGTGCATGAGCAGAGGGAGGTGGTAGAGCTGCATCAGAGGCAGCAAGAAGAGGAGAGGCGGAGGCGAGAGCTGCAGGAGATGCAGAGACGCTtgcaggagcagagggaggcagTAGAGCTGCAGGAGATGCAGAGACGCTtgcaggagcagagggaggcagTAGAGCTGCAACAAGAAGAAAGGCAGAGGcgagagctgcaggaggtgcagAGGCATgtgcaggagcagagggaggtggTAGAGCTGCATCAGAGGCAGCAAGAAGAGGAGAGGCGGAGGcgagagctgcaggaggtgcagAGGCATgtgcaggagcagagggaggtggTAGAGCTGCATCAGAGGCAGCAAGAAGAGGAGAGGCGGAGGcgagagctgcaggaggtgcagAGGCATgtgcaggagcagagggaggtggTAGAGCTGCATCAGAGGCAGCAAGAAGAGGAGCGGCGGAGGcgagagctgcaggaggtgcagAGACGCTtgcaggagcagagggaggcagTAAAGCTGCAGCaagaagaggagaggcagagacgTGAAGATGAGATGGAGTTCAAGGCTTTGATTCATTCTGATGCACAA CCAGTTTCAGACGCTCCCAGTGAAGAGTCCGTTTCAGAGAACACGGGTCAGACTCGTCTCAGATTACTTGCGTTCCTGCTGAGGGCGATAGAGGAGTCTAACGGAGGAACATTATCACACCTCCAAGACCCGCAAAACAAAGAGGCTTCCCCTCACTCACCACCGTGTGGCAGTG atcCCATCGCTCAGACCAGTGTTCCTGCTCCAGCGTCCGTCCTCCTGCCAcaactcctccctcctcctgttcGAGCGGCGAAGCCCCCAGTGACCCGCATCAGACTGGGAATCATGGAGGCGACTGAACAACACGAGCTCAGTGCAATTCAAGAGGTGGAGACGCCCTTCAACACCAGCCACGTCACAG GCCCAGAGAAGAACCTGAAGGTTCCATCACACACTGTAAACTGGGATCTGCAGGACGAATCAGATTGGTCTGTCGTGTCTGACAGAACTCTGGAGACGCCCTCTGTGTCCAGCAGCGGGAAACGGACAGATGACAGACAGAGCAGCTTTGGGACAAACTCAAAGACATCCAGCCATCAcatctggagagagagactgcTGACCGGAGCAGTAACATCTCCAGAATCTTCAGAGTCTG ATTCGGCCCTGAGAATAATCTCGCCTCCTTCGTCCGACTCTGGGAGAGGAGCCGACTTCTCTGGTGCTGCAGCCACAAGCTACAGATCCTTCAGAGAG tctccTCTCAGGCCTCCTGATCCTGACtgcctctcctccaccaccatctccaCCGGCAGCTACATCACCACTGACGCTGAGCAAAACGTAAACACTG aTAAATCCCCACCTGACACACTTTGTGAGGAACAAGGGGCTGATGTTCTCGACGTCTCTTCTCCGTCCAGTCAACTCTCCTTCATTAAGGACACGTCAGCTGCACATCGTCATGGTGCCGCCGTGCAATCTCTGTTTAACGACAGCAGCATTCAGCGCATCATAGACCGATACACGAGGGAGCTCGACTTCTCCCTCAGCACCGCTGGGAGAACGACAG aCAGTGAAGCCTCGTATGTGGACAAGCCCAGATCTGTGGTTGAAGCCTCAGAGTCGAGAGTGGAGGGCGAAGACTCTGCAGGTCGTCAGACTCTTCCCACGGGGACTCGAACCCAGAGTGACCTG gaTAGAGACTTTACTGTCAACCCAATCCTGGATCGCTTCTCAGGTGACGCCTCCTCCCAGGCTGAAGACTCTTTCAGGCCTCTGGTTGGCGAGCTGGCAGAGCAGTCATCCTGCCTCGCCGCTGACCAGAGGGACTCGGCCATGGAGCAACTGGTCGGTCAGCCGTCGGCTCACTCGTCCATGATCGGTCAGCTTCCAGTGAGCGTGGGTCAAGGTGGATGGGATTCCACTCTGAGTCGGATGATTGGTCGACTCTCCTATCGCTCCAGCTCTAACTGTCAGAGCGGCTGGCAGGACGCGAGTCAGCTGATGGGTCAGATGGTGCCGGAGCAGTCGACCACATGGTTGGAAGAAGTTcaggaggaaagccagatgagGCCGCTGGCCGGGGAGCCAGATAACGACCAGCACAGTGGAGTCTCAG GTGAACGTACCCTCATGGATCCCAGTGTCTCAGCTGAGGCCAGTCTGCCGTCACACCCGGTGTTGCCTCCTGAAGCGTTGTCACACTGCGCCACCGTCCCAGCTGCGAGTCGACATCCAGAAGACCAGACACCACAGAACCGAACCAGTCCGATGGACCTGGACCCTGAAAGGACAGACG GCTCAGACTCTTTCCACCCGCTGCTGGCTGAGGTCACCCACAACGAAACTGCCGacccgtccatgacctttcacCTGCTCGCACACAAAGGGCCGTCCTCATCTGAAGGACAGCTGAGCAGCGAGGAGCGCAGTGTTTCCTCACCTCCTGAAGAGTCTGAAACTCAGAGTGATTCTTCTGTGGAGTCCGAACTGTCGCCTGAGCGCTTCCGCTCAGAGAATCCTGCCTCACACGAACTATCCCAGACCCAGGACTCTGCCCTCGTGCTGGAAGACACCGCGAGTGCAGACGTGGAGCTGACGGCTCTGAGTCTATCAAATTTAATCATGTGTGATAAAGCACCTGCTGCAGGAACATCACATCCAGCAGGAGGCGCTGCAGGAGAGAGCTGCACTTCTGGAAGGCTTCGAGATTCAGTTCAAATCAGTGACGTTCGGGAAGAAACGACGTCTGAGCCGGGTTCCAACCTGAGGACGGATATTCCTCTGTTCCAAAAGATTATG GAAGCGGCCTGTGAGAAGGGGATCCTGGAGCAGTCGGAGATAACACTGGTGAGTCTGACGGACTCCACTCAGGACGAAGAGACGACCAtcactgaggaggagggagactgTGAAGACAAAACTCCAGATGAGGAAGGACAGAGAAGCAAAGAGACCGAG GGGGCAGAATCCACGTTGTTACCGGAGGACGAAGCTCAAACTCATCCAG TGACGGTCCTGGACGTTCACTGGGGTCCGAGCAGACGCCTGCAGCACGCGGAGCAGAAGCGCAGAGCTCTGCTCCAGAGATCAACTCGCCGGGTGGAAGACATCAAGGCCAAAGTGGCTCTAAACAAGAATCCAGCTGAatctgaagccagagaagaggAATCAGACGTTCAACGTAAAGCTGACAAGTCAAAGGACGGAGAGGGGGAGACGTCTGGTTCCATCCAGCAGAGAACGAGTCAGCCTCCACCTCCAG tgaGCGACTCTGTGCCGAAAGAGGTGAAGAGCTACGGACCAGAGCAAAGGAGGCGGGACGTTTCTGAGATGTACCAGAGAACTCAGAG actgtACCATCAGCTGGAGGAGGTCAAGCAGCAGAAAACGATCCGGAGCCGACAGGAAGCTTCTGCACAAAATCGACTGAAGGCCAAAGAATTccacaag AAAACTTTAGAGAAGCTTCGAGCCAAGCAGACGAAGCAGTGA